The sequence ATTCCACTTTTCTCTTTACGATTGTGACCGTTGTCAGTATCGGGTTTTTCTCAGAAGATGCCCTTTTAAAGACCATCTGGCCAGTCCTGTCCATGTTCAAGATATTGAGGATCCCAAACTTGGAGCGATTTGAATTCATTGCCGTCTCTTTCTGGATGCTGGTCATCCTTCCAAACATTTGTCTCTATTTTTGGACAGCTTCAAGAGGAATGAAAAGAGTATTTAATGTTTCTCAAAAAAAATCCATTTACCTTTTCGCCATCCTGCTATGGCTATTATCCCTATGCGTGCAGGATCGTCTCACGATGAATGTCATTACAGACAAAGTTGGGACCTCCAGTTTTATTCTTTCCCTTGTCTATCCCTGCCTCTTATTCATACTGGTTAAATTGAAATACATTAGTAAGAAAGAAAAGGGTGTAGATGTATGATTAAAACCATCATGCTTCTTCTGCTTTGTCTTTGTACTTGTTTCTTAAGCAGCTGTGTGGAGTCAAAATATTTAGAAAAGCTGGGATTGATTACAGCCGTTGGATATGATCAGGCTGAAGACGAGAAAATAACCGGCACAATGGTCCTGTATCAGTTTAACCCGGCAATGCAGGACGTTGAAAAGGTACTGATTAGTAAATCTAAGACCAGTAAAGGAATCCGTCTGTCGCAGAATTTAGAAACCGATCATAAGCTTGTTTCCGGTCAGTTAAGGATTACTGTTTACGGAAGGGAGCTTGCGGAAAAAGGGATTTCCCACTTAGTTGATACGTTGGAAAGGGATTCTTCCATTGGGAATATGGTGTACTTAACAATTGCTGATACGACTGCCGAACAAATCCTGAATTATCAAATGACGGAAAGACCTTCGAATATGGGGACGTACTTATATAACTTGGTCAGGCAAAATGTTGAATCGGAGACACTTGTTTCACCGACACTTCAAGAATTCGTCACTGATTACGGCAGTGTTGGCAAAGACCCCATGCTGCCATTGCTAAAGGCATCAGACGGGAAGGTTGGAATAGATGGCTTCGCATTATTTACACGGGATAAATTCATTAAAGAGATAAAAAAAGACAAGATTTTTTTTATTCGATCTCTTATGGAAGATTACGATGCCGGTAGCGTCGAAGTGGATCTGCCATTAGAAAAGTTCAAACCTTACTTGACAAGTCCTCATCTTGGACAAGAAAAAGATAAGGTTTATATTATGATTGATAGTATCGAATCATCCCATAAGATAAAAACAAAGAAAAAAGCAACACCAACCTTTGAAGTGAAATTGAATATCGAATCACGTTTACTTGAAATGTCTGAAGAAATGAAGTTGTCAGACCCAAAAGCGTTAAGCTTACTTGAAGATGAGATTGGGGATTATATCGAAAAGAACATTAAAGAAATTATCTTGATGCTTCAAGAGGAAGGCACTGATCCGATTGGATTTGGTATGGAGTATAAAAGTATAAGGGGGAACGAAGATTTATCGAGGGAAAAGTGGGATAAGCTGTACAAGGATGCTTCTTTTCATGTGAAAGTAGAAAATAAAATCATACGAACAGGAGTGATTGATTAAACCTTAGGGTCCATCCAATAAAGATGGACCTATTATTTTATTCCTCTGTAACTCGATCTGTAATTTCGTTGATGACGGACTCACTCTTGATTTCCATCGGTTGGCCATTCTCGAAAATAATCAATCCGTAATAGACCTGCAGATCATCGTCACACGCTTCACAAAAAAACATTTCACCTGGGTCCCAAAACGCAATTGAGTGCATCCTCTTACTTTTTGACTTACGATGGCTTTTACTAAGGCTTCTCATTTCCTCAAGAAACCTTTCGATTGCTTCATCCCTGTTATTAAACGTCCACTCTTGAACAATATCTTTTTCCCAGCCTTCAAAAAACCACCAAGGCTCTGCATCACTTTTTGTTGTCATGACTCTCCATATATTATTCAATGCTTCACCCTCCTTTTTTCCATGACCAAATTGTACATAAAATATGAACGAAAGAAAAATATTTAAATCATGCTACTCTAAATTATTGACAAGTCCCCCCATGTACAAGCATACGATTATTAGAAAAGACCTATGTTGATCAAAGCAAGTTATAAAAGGGAGGAAAAACATTTGAATTTTATTGTTTTGAAGAAAGGCTCCATCATCGCCGTGTTGGTTACAATTATGATCATTACAGTCGGAACGATATGGACATTATCCTCTAAAAACTCCTATCCTACCGTTTCATTATCAGATAATACGGGTGAGAAACAAGTCATTCAGCTTGTCACAGGGGAATTCAAATCAGAAACACCTGGGGGAAAAGAAATAGAAGCTTATCGATGGGATCCGGGTACGATTGTAGTTGAAAAAGATCATCCTGTGGAATTGCGCATTTATGGTGTTAACGGTATGGAACACCCGTTCTATATCGAGGGAACCGATATTAAAGGTACAGTGAAAAAAGGGGAAGAAACCGTTGTAAATGTGTCGTTTTCAAAAGAGGGGACGTATAGACTGATTTGTGAAACACATGATACCATTGATCTTAACGGTCCAATGATCGCGTATATAGTAGTTGATTAATGTATGAATTGTGGGTACTCTAACATGGAAGTTAGCCACTTGGGGATCTTGGGCATGGCATCCTATTACAATGCCATGCCCATTGCATACCCTGCCGCTCCCAATACGACCCCAATGAGATAACTTGCGAAAAAATAAAACAGACCCATTTTTGTATTTTCCTGGAGAAGTCTCAATATCTCCCAGTTTAAGGTTGAAAAGGTAGTAAATGCTCCACACACTCCGATCCCGAAAAAAAACATAACATTCTCTTCAGCACCTCTTCCAACCAGAAGTCCCAAAAGTAAAGAGCCAACTCCATTAACCAACAGAGTCGCTTTCGGAAATCGCGAACTACTGCATCGCTTAACGACGTTCGCAACTATAAACCGTCCGATTGCCCCAACACTCCCCCCTAATGCGATCAACAAAATGCTAACTCCCATGACCGATCACCCTCCCTTTCCTTCCAGAGACAAAGCCCAAACATGCAAAAAGCATCCCTCCAAAAGAAGTAATGGTCATATATAAGAAAATCATGCCCCATTGCTCTTGCAAGAAAAAGGTGACCAACTCGATACTAAGTGTCGAAAAAGTTGTAAAAGAGCCCAGGAACCCTGTTGCAATAAGTAAATACGATTTTTCATATTTAGAAGACCATCGACAATAGAAAAAGGCTAATAGAAAGCTTCCCAGGAGATTCGCCGTTAGTGTCGCGAACGGCAGCCCATTTTGAATGGTCCAAAGATAACTGATTCCCCACCTGCAAAAACTTCCCAACGCTCCACCGATCCCCACTAGTAAATATTTCATTCTGTATAACATCCCTATTTTTTATGATTATTTTTTGGTGAAACCTATTGTTCACAATTTCGTATATACAATTACCATAGTTTCTTTTTCCATTTGGGAGTATACTTTAACTGGAACAGAGTTAATGCTTTAACAATTATATTGATCAGTAAATTAAAGGAGTCTTCTCCATTGACATTTATCATTATACAAGACTTATTAGATTTTTACTTAAGTCCATTACATTTTAGTATAGTATTACTATTTATCTTCGCTTTGATTTGGGAGCACTTACCTGGCACATTTCATCTTTACGTACGACCCTATGATAAGAAAGTTGAAGGACAAAATTTTATCGCAAAGTGCGTTGCAGCTAATGAAATTATTCCTATCGGGATCCGGTTCATTACATGCATGAAATTTCAATTCTACCATACCGATAATGACGAAGAATCCTCTTCTGTTTGCTTATAACCAGCAAGCATTTATACAGAGGAGGAATTATCATTGAGAAAAATTTCATTCATCATGCTCTTGTCACTATTCACTCTAACAGGGTGTCAAAGTGCAACAACTGAAGGAGCGTTCTTTCACGACTATCTTGTTAACCCATTTTCGTTTCTCATCCATGAAATAGGTACCTTCCTGGGTGGAAACTTTGGTCTTGCGATCATTGTCATTACCCTTCTTATTCGTCTCGTTCTTCTTCCTTTTATGCTTAAAACGTATAAGAATCAACAGGATATGAAAGGAAAAATGGCATTAATCAAACCGGAGATGACGCAAATCCAAAAGAACATAAAAGAAGCGAAAAATAAAGATGAACAGAAGAAGCTTCAGCAAGAAATGATGTTGCTTTACCAAAAACATGGAGTGAATCCTCTTAATATGGGATGTTTACCCTTATTCATTCAAACCCCCATATTGATTGGGTTATACTATGCGATTCGGTCATCATCTGAAATTGCAAGCCACTCCTTTCTATGGTTTAATTTGGGACAGCCGGACTATATAATGGCCATCATCGCTGGTGTTGTGTATTTAGCCCAAGCTCGGGTATCCTTGATGAATGTTCCTGCAGAACAGCTTGCCCAAATGAAAATAATGAGTTACCTTTCACCCATTATGATCTTTATTTTTTCAGTTAATGCGCCGGCTGCCTTACCACTGTATTGGACTATAGGAGGGGCATTCCTCATATTACAAACGCTGATTGGTAAGACTCTTTATCATCATCAACCATCTTTAGAAAAACAAGAAAGTCAATGAAAAAAGGGAGCCCTCAAGCTCCCTTTTTTACAATTATAAATGATGGATAGGATTATTTTTTGACAGATCCTTTTCTGAAAATGGATATTCCCACAATGAACAGCAGGATCATGTAAATAAATAACGGATAAAACAGAGTTTGTTGACGTAATTCATCTCCGTAAAACACTCCTGTACTTTCTGTTGAAGCAACTGCGTTTTTGTGTTTTACAGAAGAGTTCATCACAGGATTCAGCTTGGTTGAAACTATTTTTTCTTTATCTTCGTTATAAAGGGTTAAAACGCCATTACGATCCAGGGCCTCAGTAAATTTTCCATTCGCAGGCTGAGTATATTGGAAATTCTCTTTAAGCAGAAAGGATGTATCCTCATATTGAAAGGCTGTTTCCTTTGGAATATAGCTTCGAATGAAGTTACTTAGTCCATAATCAAGTAGCTTTGTGGTATCTGAATAAATGGCTCTTTTTGACTGAGCCTTCATCGTAACAACTACTATAGAAAGGTCTTCATTTTCAGCTGAAGTAACAAGGGTATGCTGGGATTCATTGATAAACCCGTTCTTCCCTCCGGTCACTTCAGGATAGAGAAGCTCTCCTTTCACCATTTTGTGATGATTATAAAGAGTTGTATTCCACCCCTCAGTCGACCAATCGATGGACTTTAAACTAAATAACTCTTGAAATTGTTTGTTCTTTAAGGCGTAGCTTGTAATCAAGGCCATGTCATATGCCGTGGTATAGTGATTCTCCCCGTACAGTCCATGAGGATTCTCAAAGTGTGTATTCTCTACACCTGCCTCCTCCTTTAAATAGACGTTTAATTTATTCGCAAACTGCTGTACGGACCCTTCCGTATGCTCAGCGATGGCCACCGCTGCATCATTTCCGGAGTTAACCATCAGTCCTTGAAGCAGCTGCTTCAAGGACACTTTCTCTCCGGCTTCCAAATACACTGTGGATCCTTCCGTATTACTTGCCTTCTCACTGATTTCGACTTGATCATTGAGATTCGCATGCTCAATGGCATAAATAGCTGTTGCTATTTTGGTGATACTTGCAGGATTCATTCGTTTATTGGAGTTTTCAGAATACAAAACACTCTTTGTTTTAGAATCTATAATAATAGCCGAATCGCTAAATAAATCTTTAGGTTTTTTTACATTATTTTCTTGAGCTGATACGATAGATGTAGAAAAGCAGAAGAAGATCAGCACAATGAACCATTTTTTCATATATCCACACACCTGTCTTGTCAATGTACTAACCCATTCTACCAAAAATATATTTCTTTTAATCATGAATGTGAGAAATGTTAAGAAATTGAAAGAATGATGTAAATTCCTGTCATCCATTTCGGCCTGTATAGATAAAAAGGGGACAAAATTTCCATTTCACCTTCAATTACAATAAAATAAGAGTATGATATGAAACCTTTTTGCACATTTAATCGTATTTAAACTAAGCATCTTTATTAAGGGGTAGATGAAATGAATACATTTCTTCAATTTTTAGTACGAACCGTCATCTCATTCAGTATAGGGACCAGTAGTTTTATCGCCTACTTACTCCTATTTGACTTAGGATTCCCTCTAACATTCTTATCAAGCCTCGGTACAGGGATTCTCTTTTTCTTTGTTGTAAAGGGGCTGCAAAAGAGATGGTGGCTAAATAAAAATGGCCTTTCCTCACAGGAATTTCGATATATTAACAAGAATTTAAAAGAGGCGAAAGAAAAAGTTAACCGCCTTCAAAAACAACAATTGAAGGTCAGATCTCTGGGAGCCTTCAAACAAATTCTGGAACTGAACCGATTGAGCAGAAGAATTTATCAACTCGTAAAGAAAGAGCCAAAAAGATTCTTTTCAGCTGAATCATTTTTCTTCTATCACCTGGATTCCGTTGTTGAAATCACCGAAAAATATACGTTTCTTGCTGCTCAACCCGGCAAAAACAAAGAAACATTCTTATCACTACAACAAACACGTACGACTCTGGATGATTTGACAGGGTCATTGGAAAAAGACCTGCAAAATGTATTGGCTAATGATATGGATACATTAAAGTTTGAACTAAACTTTGCCAATCAACATCTATCTAATAAAAAAGAATTAAAATAAATTTCGGAGGTTTTATGATGGAGCATCGAAATGAACAATCTGAACTGGATTTGCTGCTTTCCAACCCGTTTGGGGAGGAAGTTCAGGCCGTCAAAGAGCAATCTCCTTTGCTACTTGACCGATTACCTAAAGAACAACAGGAAAAAGCAAAGCAACTGGCCGCTCAGATCGACTATAAAGACTATGAAGCCATTCTAAAATACGGAACAGCCGCTCAATCACAATTATCGAATTTTTCTCACTCAATGCTTGATCATGTCCAGAAACGGGATATTGGGCCGATCGGGGATGTCTTAAGTGATTTAATGAAGAAGCTCGAGCAAATGAATCCTGATGAGCTGAATACTAAACAAAAAGGTGTGTTTAAGAAACTATTTCGAAAGGTTTCTTCTTCTCTGCAGGAGGTTCTTTCTAAGTATCAAAAGATTGGATCCCAAATTGATCGGATTTCAGTCAGACTTGAGCACTCCAAAAAAACCTTACTCGATGATAACCG is a genomic window of Rossellomorea sp. y25 containing:
- a CDS encoding DUF1033 family protein gives rise to the protein MNNIWRVMTTKSDAEPWWFFEGWEKDIVQEWTFNNRDEAIERFLEEMRSLSKSHRKSKSKRMHSIAFWDPGEMFFCEACDDDLQVYYGLIIFENGQPMEIKSESVINEITDRVTEE
- a CDS encoding cupredoxin domain-containing protein — protein: MNFIVLKKGSIIAVLVTIMIITVGTIWTLSSKNSYPTVSLSDNTGEKQVIQLVTGEFKSETPGGKEIEAYRWDPGTIVVEKDHPVELRIYGVNGMEHPFYIEGTDIKGTVKKGEETVVNVSFSKEGTYRLICETHDTIDLNGPMIAYIVVD
- a CDS encoding CrcB family protein, with product MKYLLVGIGGALGSFCRWGISYLWTIQNGLPFATLTANLLGSFLLAFFYCRWSSKYEKSYLLIATGFLGSFTTFSTLSIELVTFFLQEQWGMIFLYMTITSFGGMLFACLGFVSGRKGRVIGHGS
- a CDS encoding CrcB family protein, giving the protein MGVSILLIALGGSVGAIGRFIVANVVKRCSSSRFPKATLLVNGVGSLLLGLLVGRGAEENVMFFFGIGVCGAFTTFSTLNWEILRLLQENTKMGLFYFFASYLIGVVLGAAGYAMGMAL
- a CDS encoding D-alanyl-D-alanine carboxypeptidase family protein — protein: MKKWFIVLIFFCFSTSIVSAQENNVKKPKDLFSDSAIIIDSKTKSVLYSENSNKRMNPASITKIATAIYAIEHANLNDQVEISEKASNTEGSTVYLEAGEKVSLKQLLQGLMVNSGNDAAVAIAEHTEGSVQQFANKLNVYLKEEAGVENTHFENPHGLYGENHYTTAYDMALITSYALKNKQFQELFSLKSIDWSTEGWNTTLYNHHKMVKGELLYPEVTGGKNGFINESQHTLVTSAENEDLSIVVVTMKAQSKRAIYSDTTKLLDYGLSNFIRSYIPKETAFQYEDTSFLLKENFQYTQPANGKFTEALDRNGVLTLYNEDKEKIVSTKLNPVMNSSVKHKNAVASTESTGVFYGDELRQQTLFYPLFIYMILLFIVGISIFRKGSVKK
- a CDS encoding Ger(x)C family spore germination protein, with protein sequence MIKTIMLLLLCLCTCFLSSCVESKYLEKLGLITAVGYDQAEDEKITGTMVLYQFNPAMQDVEKVLISKSKTSKGIRLSQNLETDHKLVSGQLRITVYGRELAEKGISHLVDTLERDSSIGNMVYLTIADTTAEQILNYQMTERPSNMGTYLYNLVRQNVESETLVSPTLQEFVTDYGSVGKDPMLPLLKASDGKVGIDGFALFTRDKFIKEIKKDKIFFIRSLMEDYDAGSVEVDLPLEKFKPYLTSPHLGQEKDKVYIMIDSIESSHKIKTKKKATPTFEVKLNIESRLLEMSEEMKLSDPKALSLLEDEIGDYIEKNIKEIILMLQEEGTDPIGFGMEYKSIRGNEDLSREKWDKLYKDASFHVKVENKIIRTGVID
- a CDS encoding 5-bromo-4-chloroindolyl phosphate hydrolysis family protein is translated as MNTFLQFLVRTVISFSIGTSSFIAYLLLFDLGFPLTFLSSLGTGILFFFVVKGLQKRWWLNKNGLSSQEFRYINKNLKEAKEKVNRLQKQQLKVRSLGAFKQILELNRLSRRIYQLVKKEPKRFFSAESFFFYHLDSVVEITEKYTFLAAQPGKNKETFLSLQQTRTTLDDLTGSLEKDLQNVLANDMDTLKFELNFANQHLSNKKELK
- the yidC gene encoding membrane protein insertase YidC, with the translated sequence MLLSLFTLTGCQSATTEGAFFHDYLVNPFSFLIHEIGTFLGGNFGLAIIVITLLIRLVLLPFMLKTYKNQQDMKGKMALIKPEMTQIQKNIKEAKNKDEQKKLQQEMMLLYQKHGVNPLNMGCLPLFIQTPILIGLYYAIRSSSEIASHSFLWFNLGQPDYIMAIIAGVVYLAQARVSLMNVPAEQLAQMKIMSYLSPIMIFIFSVNAPAALPLYWTIGGAFLILQTLIGKTLYHHQPSLEKQESQ